Proteins co-encoded in one Sinobacterium norvegicum genomic window:
- a CDS encoding type IV pilus assembly protein FimV, which yields MKKIITAIACSLCLLMPLFGHSLSAGKLTQLSVINQPFEAKIALKNIGELDESTIKVGLADQASFDKIGTERKFILTKLKFKTVIQGGSGYILITSHKPIQDSFLDFVIDVKWPSGRMIKPYTALIQTQ from the coding sequence ATGAAAAAAATAATTACCGCTATTGCCTGCAGCCTCTGCCTGCTAATGCCACTATTTGGCCACAGTCTCAGCGCCGGAAAACTCACCCAGTTATCGGTGATCAATCAGCCATTCGAAGCAAAAATAGCCTTGAAAAATATTGGCGAGCTCGATGAGTCGACGATTAAAGTCGGCTTAGCCGATCAGGCATCATTTGATAAAATCGGCACCGAAAGAAAATTCATTCTGACAAAATTAAAATTCAAAACTGTTATCCAAGGTGGCAGTGGCTACATCCTCATCACCAGCCACAAGCCGATACAGGATAGCTTTCTCGATTTTGTGATTGACGTTAAGTGGCCCTCCGGCCGTATGATCAAACCCTACACGGCACTAATACAGACACAATAA
- a CDS encoding TonB-dependent receptor — translation MLPFFTRKPLAAVIAMASVGLTSAAMAQNNTPALEEVVVTAEKREASLQDTPISIAAFDQTELDKYRIENIGDLEGMTPNLSITPFPTSRSSLVVFIRGIGNNDSQTTQDPAVGIYMDGVYVGRSTGLTTDVAALERIEILRGPQGTLYGRNTTGGAINYVTTKPTQEFGFQQKVSGGNNDYWQSVTTVDSGEVIDGLTSKLTFLKSHNGGWVENTGSGNDFGEEEKTAGRVAISFAPTEELSFDYGYDYSENTGPQQFYQTTWSSVGPYQAKRQDKGAWAEDVEDSNTKVYGHSLTASYDLGAAVIKSITAYRNLDESIIQDYSGQSFAPGFRVNIDVNHEQWSQEFQLLGDIGDNINYVTGLYYYKEKALEQEYDTAPLPPTYAVGVVENRYIQSRNEALAAYGQMTYSFNEMIDLTAGLRYTEDKREASKDSINFTQQHSGSETYSNINPSLTLNVHWMDDVSTYAKVVNGYKSGGFNARSTEEGFQKPFDEEELWSYELGLKSMLLDDRVRLNAAVFYNDYSNMQIQQITDNTKIFLTDVFNAGEATTQGIELDVTAMIIEGLSVTANYAYLDAEFDKVSDGQSGADVTSSYTMPYAPENSYNISLDHTLAIGDMTLASSLNYNWRDVQFGTAANPDMEGFKIDSYGLLNGRVQLSGVKIAGDSELEFGLWGKNLADEEYIVHTISQGVMHNGYFGEPLSYGLDVTFNY, via the coding sequence ATGTTACCGTTTTTTACCCGCAAGCCTCTGGCCGCTGTCATTGCGATGGCCTCTGTTGGATTGACCTCTGCTGCTATGGCGCAAAACAATACTCCTGCGTTAGAAGAGGTGGTTGTCACCGCAGAGAAACGCGAGGCGTCACTGCAGGATACGCCAATTTCGATCGCTGCCTTTGATCAAACAGAGCTCGATAAATACCGTATCGAGAATATTGGCGATTTAGAGGGTATGACGCCGAACCTATCGATCACACCATTCCCGACCAGCCGCAGCTCACTGGTGGTGTTTATTCGTGGTATCGGTAATAACGACAGCCAGACCACCCAGGACCCGGCTGTCGGCATTTATATGGACGGCGTCTACGTTGGCCGATCAACAGGCCTTACCACCGATGTGGCAGCGCTGGAGCGTATTGAAATATTGCGTGGCCCGCAGGGAACACTCTACGGACGTAACACCACCGGTGGTGCGATCAACTATGTCACCACCAAGCCGACACAAGAGTTTGGTTTCCAGCAAAAGGTGAGCGGTGGTAATAATGATTACTGGCAGTCGGTCACCACGGTAGACAGCGGTGAAGTCATTGATGGCTTAACCTCGAAGTTGACCTTCTTAAAATCCCATAACGGCGGCTGGGTAGAAAATACCGGCAGCGGTAACGACTTTGGTGAGGAGGAGAAAACGGCTGGGCGTGTTGCCATCAGCTTTGCCCCCACCGAAGAATTGAGCTTCGACTATGGCTACGACTACTCGGAAAACACCGGCCCTCAGCAATTTTATCAGACCACCTGGAGCAGTGTTGGCCCGTATCAAGCAAAGCGTCAGGATAAGGGAGCCTGGGCTGAAGACGTTGAGGACAGCAATACCAAGGTCTACGGCCATAGCTTAACAGCCAGTTATGATCTGGGTGCGGCGGTCATCAAGTCGATTACCGCCTACCGCAACTTGGATGAGAGCATTATTCAGGATTATTCTGGCCAGTCATTTGCGCCTGGTTTTAGGGTCAATATTGACGTTAATCACGAACAGTGGTCGCAGGAATTCCAGTTGCTCGGTGATATCGGCGATAATATTAATTATGTCACCGGCCTCTATTACTACAAGGAGAAGGCGTTAGAGCAAGAATATGACACCGCGCCATTACCGCCTACTTATGCGGTAGGTGTGGTAGAAAACCGTTATATACAGTCTCGAAACGAGGCCTTGGCCGCCTACGGTCAGATGACTTATAGCTTCAATGAGATGATCGATCTGACCGCCGGTCTGCGTTATACCGAGGACAAGCGCGAGGCGAGTAAGGACAGCATCAACTTTACCCAACAGCACTCCGGCTCAGAGACCTATTCCAATATTAACCCCAGCCTAACCCTGAACGTGCATTGGATGGACGATGTCAGCACCTATGCCAAGGTGGTTAATGGTTATAAATCCGGTGGTTTCAACGCGCGTAGCACCGAAGAAGGCTTCCAGAAGCCGTTTGATGAAGAGGAACTGTGGTCTTATGAACTGGGTCTAAAGTCGATGTTACTCGACGACCGTGTGCGCTTAAATGCTGCGGTGTTCTATAACGACTACAGCAACATGCAAATTCAACAGATTACCGATAATACCAAAATCTTCCTGACCGATGTATTTAACGCTGGTGAGGCGACGACCCAGGGTATTGAATTAGATGTCACGGCGATGATTATTGAGGGTTTGAGTGTCACCGCTAACTACGCCTACCTCGATGCGGAATTCGACAAGGTCAGCGACGGTCAGTCTGGTGCCGATGTGACGTCCAGCTATACCATGCCTTATGCCCCTGAAAACAGCTATAACATCAGTCTCGATCACACCTTGGCAATCGGTGATATGACGCTGGCCAGCTCACTGAACTACAACTGGCGTGATGTGCAGTTTGGTACTGCGGCCAACCCCGATATGGAAGGCTTTAAGATTGATAGCTATGGTTTGCTGAATGGCCGAGTACAATTGAGCGGTGTCAAGATTGCTGGCGACAGTGAATTGGAATTTGGCCTGTGGGGTAAAAACCTGGCCGATGAGGAATACATTGTTCACACGATCAGTCAAGGTGTCATGCACAACGGCTACTTCGGTGAGCCATTAAGCTACGGTTTGGATGTCACGTTTAACTACTAA
- a CDS encoding YheT family hydrolase has protein sequence MKTFKPPVLLRNPHIQSILSSAQPRKAVVRHRARGWIKHSQRHLFDCNGITMEAFSNIVSGAERLCILIHGWEGSAESNYMLASCTAMLQAGISVVRLNLRDHGNTHHLNRELFNSTRLEEVLLAQQAIQQAFNHQQYFLCGFSLGGNFALRSAADSSTGISHQKVIAVCPVISPYLTMQTLNTGPVIYHNYFAKKWKRSLQKKLIHHPALGYQETLKDLYTLDDMNAYFVPNHTDYDDCDSYLNGYSVEGSRLQTLHCDTHIISSADDPVILSAHLDRLKQSDRLTVELSQYGGHCGFLANYKLNSWLDTRLPELISLR, from the coding sequence ATGAAGACATTCAAACCGCCAGTATTATTAAGAAACCCTCATATACAGTCGATTTTATCGTCGGCTCAACCACGCAAGGCAGTGGTGCGTCACCGGGCAAGGGGGTGGATAAAACACAGCCAGCGACACCTGTTCGACTGTAATGGTATTACCATGGAAGCCTTTAGTAATATCGTCAGCGGCGCCGAGCGATTATGCATTCTTATCCATGGCTGGGAGGGCTCGGCAGAGTCCAATTATATGCTGGCCAGCTGCACAGCCATGCTGCAAGCCGGTATCAGCGTTGTTCGGCTCAACCTCCGGGATCACGGCAATACCCACCACCTTAATCGTGAGCTGTTTAACTCAACTCGGCTAGAGGAGGTGCTACTCGCACAACAGGCGATACAGCAAGCCTTCAACCATCAGCAATATTTCCTCTGTGGCTTCTCACTCGGCGGCAACTTTGCCCTGCGAAGCGCTGCCGATAGCAGCACCGGTATCAGCCACCAAAAAGTCATTGCTGTCTGCCCGGTCATTTCGCCCTACCTGACTATGCAAACCCTCAATACTGGGCCGGTTATCTACCACAATTATTTTGCCAAAAAATGGAAGCGTTCACTGCAAAAAAAGCTGATACACCACCCGGCATTAGGCTACCAAGAAACCCTTAAAGACCTGTACACACTCGACGATATGAATGCATATTTTGTGCCCAACCATACCGATTATGATGATTGCGACAGCTATCTTAACGGCTACTCTGTCGAGGGCAGCCGACTGCAAACACTGCACTGCGACACCCATATTATCAGTAGCGCCGACGACCCGGTGATTCTCAGTGCACACCTGGATCGACTTAAACAGAGTGACAGGCTTACCGTAGAACTCAGCCAATACGGTGGTCACTGCGGTTTCCTAGCCAACTACAAACTCAATAGTTGGCTGGATACCCGCCTACCCGAACTGATTAGCCTCCGTTAA